From the Apis cerana isolate GH-2021 linkage group LG3, AcerK_1.0, whole genome shotgun sequence genome, one window contains:
- the LOC107992529 gene encoding ras-associated and pleckstrin homology domains-containing protein 1-like, with amino-acid sequence MSDHPLSPQRTSTSPLGIDGSIVQVSDRRNRGPLSIISSEPKGVGKIRELRLGDPDCGEGPPDWHDQKSPCHPPEGPCTPMEPPGYPSKPKPERKPFCAKHDRIIPFLRPSFKFSIAAIGNFRAKSPYCLGSSFLHGWNLASFSRTRYDSYAFARNFSTLLPPWQPGTTVCLSKELSRYLRQEQTRFFREDAILMTKTKERKPCVPCDKRPPQSKVPCKRPYQREKPCPPPQKCIPPLPPCCRKRPVNPKCPIQPPSPCPPPCPMPCPKVEEVEKPPQIKICYRKCPLPPKLPRLPKCPKLPVPPPPPELPKLPKLPKCPRPCPPPPAPKPPKCPKVPKLECPPQKECPPPPPCEPCPCPPPCPPPCCPPPPPCPPCPVPMPCPKPLPCPPPPPPKICPPCPPCAECPQPPPCPPPPPCCPCPCPKPPPPPPCPKPCVKQAKQSDNPIGCPKGVPSCSKSFNPKRSQKSKNMKKRSLSTYHAPSKFLSRRIVPRRKFHVFSMLSEDKKDKKDKKDKKDKKDKKDKKDKKDSCTKMADICEQQKDECVITPCEKEKKKKKDVCEGRTMVKLQKKKEHKEKEECVEKCIPRGKCELPDSPKPPKMEYGPMDCPPPKFAKPKPCPDVPESKFEYLPPCEDRVKKKKQTCTPPPLPKPPTEPVILCPCPAPPKLPAGPCPCYDFKKPKLAKPKFPPCPKKEKYVCPHESTLCQFDPTCTRKPTCDLDKRKKKKK; translated from the exons ATGTCGGATCATCCTCTCTCCCCGCAGAGGACGAGCACATCTCCGCTCGGAATCGATGGATCGATCGTGCAAGTCTCGGACCGAAGGAACAGGGGCCCTTTGTCGATCATCTCTTCTGAACCGAAG GGTGTAGGAAAAATAAGGGAGCTACGATTGGGCGATCCTGATTGTGGCGAGGGTCCACCCGATTGGCACGATCAGAAGAGCCCTTGCCATCCACCAGAGGGCCCCTGTACACCCATGGAACCACCGGGCTATCCCTCGAAACCGAAGCCGGAGAGGAAGCCGTTTTGC GCGAAACACGATCGAATCATCCCGTTCCTGAGGCCGTCCTTCAAGTTCTCCATCGCGGCGATTGGCAATTTCCGAGCCAAAAGCCCGTACTGTCTGGGATCCTCCTTTCTCCATGGCTGGAATTTGGCGTCTTTTTCGAGGACACGTTACGATAGCTACGCCTTCGCGAGAAACTTTAGCACTCTTCTCCCGCCGTGGCAGCCAGGAACAACAGTTTGTCTGTCGAAAGAATTGTCGAGATATCTGCGACAAGAGCAAACGAGGTTCTTTCGAGAGGACGCGATCCTTATGACCAAGACGAAGGAGAGGAAACCGTGCGTGCCATGCGATAAACGTCCTCCCCAATCGAAAGTGCCTTGCAAACGACCGTATCAACGAGAAAAGCCTTGTCCACCGCCGCAGAAGTGTATACCACCCCTTCCACCGTGTTGTCGTAAACGACCGGTGAACCCAAAGTGTCCCATCCAACCACCATCTCCGTGTCCGCCTCCTTGCCCGATGCCATGCCCGAAAGTCGAGGAAGTCGAAAAACCTCCACAGATCAAAATATGCTATCGAAAGTGTCCCTTACCTCCGAAATTACCCAGACTTCCGAAATGTCCCAAGCTTCCTGTTCCACCGCCACCTCCGGAGCTACCTAAACTGCCCAAACTACCCAAGTGTCCGCGTCCTTGTCCGCCGCCTCCTGCGCCAAAACCGCCCAAGTGTCCAAAGGTACCCAAGCTCGAATGCCCACCTCAAAAGGAATGTCCACCGCCACCACCCTGCGAGCCTTGCCCTTGTCCACCACCCTGTCCGCCACCATGTTGTCCACCTCCGCCACCTTGTCCACCCTGTCCAGTACCGATGCCGTGCCCCAAGCCTCTTCCTTGTCCGCCACCACCCCCGCCTAAGATCTGTCCACCATGTCCACCATGCGCGGAATGTCCGCAACCTCCTCCTTGTCCACCCCCGCCACCGTGTTGCCCTTGCCCTTGTCCTAAAccacctccacctcctccatGCCCCAAACCTTGTGTAAAACAAGCCAAACAATCTGACAACCCGATCGGGTGTCCCAAAGGTGTCCCGTCTTGTTCTAAATCTTTCAACCCTAAGAGGAGCCAAAAAAGCAAGAATATGAAGAAAAGAAGTTTGTCCACGTATCACGCTCCATCtaaatttctctctcgaaGAATCGTTCCTCGAAGAAAGTTCCACGTGTTTTCGATGCTGTCCGAGgataaaaaggataaaaaggataaaaaggacaaaaaggataaaaaggataaaaaggacaaaaaggataaaaaggaTAGCTGCACGAAAATGGCAGATATCTGTGAACAGCAAAAAGACGAATGTGTTATAACACCTtgcgagaaggagaaaaagaagaagaaagatgtGTGCGAAGGTAGAACGATGGTAaagttacaaaaaaagaaggagcacaaggagaaggaggagtgTGTAGAGAAATGCATTCCACGGGGAAAATGTGAATTGCCCGATTCTCCTAAACCACCGAAGATGGAATACGGGCCCATGGATTGTCCACCTCCGAAGTTTGCCAAGCCCAAACCTTGTCCAGATGTCCCGGAATCCAAATTTGAGTACTTACCTCCGTGCGAGGATCgcgtgaaaaagaagaagcaaacATGCACGCCACCGCCTCTTCCGAAACCACCCACGGAACCGGTAATACTTTGTCCCTGTCCAGCTCCGCCTAAGTTGCCCGCTGGACCGTGCCCCTGTTACGATTTTAAGAAGCCAAAGTTAGCCAAACCAAAATTCCCACCATGTCCGAAGAAGGAAAAGTACGTCTGTCCGCATGAATCTACTTTATGTCAATTCGATCCGACTTGTACAAGGAAGCCGACCTGCGATCTTgacaagaggaagaagaaaaagaaatag
- the LOC114576820 gene encoding probable DNA replication complex GINS protein PSF2 isoform X1 produces MDPSEVEFLGEKELVTVVPNFSFDTIHLISGSVGPFRAGLPVKIPIWLAVNLKQQQKCRIINQEWMDAESLNEAKEEEKLSKLFTKMPSNHYVDETQLLLSAASDDIHEADKIRTAVKDLWDIRMSKLRTSIDAFLKSDGMHAKLDHLTAMEINSVRPLLPHALDQIMRIQTIAKSTQLQQHLNKV; encoded by the exons atGGATCCAAGTGAAGTAGAGTTTCTTGGTGAAAAAGAATTAGTCACTGTTGTACCCAATTTTAGTTTTGATACAATTCATTTGATTTCTGGCTCGGTAGGTCCTTTTCGAGCTGGTTTACCTGTCAAAATTCCAATTTGGTTGGCTGTGAATTTAAAGCAACAGCAAAAATGtcgaattattaatcaagAATGGATGGATGCCGAAAGTTTAAATGAagcgaaggaagaagaaaaattatcaaa attattcacAAAAATGCCTAGTAATCATTATGTGGATGAAACGCAACTTTTACTAAGTGCTGCAAGTGATGATATACACGAAGCAGATAAAATAAGGACAGCAGTGAAA GATTTATGGGACATAAGAATGTCAAAGCTTCGTACATCTATAGATGCATTCCTCAAAAGTGATGGAATGCATGCAAAATTAGATCATTTAACTGCTATGGAAATCAATAGTGTGCGTCCATTACTTCCACATGCTCTTGATCAAATAATGAGAATTCAAACT atTGCAAAATCAACACAACTTCAACAACATTTAAACAAggtataa
- the LOC108003224 gene encoding uncharacterized protein LOC108003224, with amino-acid sequence MQLALIGGAGEIGRSLSQMLKQSSKLDVLALYDVAALNKRFSTPIEINKFCDAKITNTGNSRMLTMLEKSRTNKGDYRLSNVNENLTEDFVNIHRLPTAEECATNQYAKTAEQPQVRVFC; translated from the exons atGCAGCTGGCATTGATCGGAGGGGCAGGGGAAATAGGCAGATCTTTGTCGCAAATGCTGAAACAAAGTTCTAAGCTGGATGTCCTTGCACTGTATGACGTGGCCGCGTTGAATAAGAGATTTTCAACTCCGAttgagattaataaattttgtgacGCTAAAATCACAAATACCGGG AATTCGCGGATGTTAACGATGCTGGAGAAATCGAGGACAAACAAAGGTGACTATCGTCTGTCGAACGTGAACGag AATCTGACCGAGGATTTCGTTAACATTCACCGATTGCCGACCGCCGAAGAATGCGCCACCAATCAATATGCGAAAACTGCAGAGCAACCGCAGGTAAGAGTGTTTTGTTAA